A DNA window from Brassica napus cultivar Da-Ae chromosome A4, Da-Ae, whole genome shotgun sequence contains the following coding sequences:
- the LOC125608395 gene encoding rho GTPase-activating protein 3-like, whose protein sequence is MTTFSRSKSTGATGFTDSKPTRPGPHMYENIHGDKYKEDHSPTSIDYYDVSTPLSSHGSRSGSGQFTMLDLLAAVLRKSLVMSCAMERGGDDMAASMDIGWPTEVKHVSHVTFDRFNGFLGLPSELEPEVPPRAPSASVSVFGVSAKSMQCSYDNRGNSVPTILLRMQKRLYTEGGLKAEGIFRINPDNAKEEYVRKQLNGGVVPRGIDVHCLAGLIKAWFRELPTGVLDVLTPEQVMKCNTEEDCSRLVTLLPPVESALLDWAIGLMADVVEYEQFNKMNARNVAMVFAPNMTQMADPLTALIHAVQVMNFLKTLILMNLKERENAYAKSRGIDKQTSDPSEEWESHDSEILGPKKSSNNPKFLRVSTLCRLEADNEEEFWNTEKRHDHNDTAETIGTVQRLSKLSKSTKKPLESNKDEGRRGREAWGSRLSSLPW, encoded by the exons ATGACTACCTTCTCCCGATCCAAGTCCACCGGAGCTACCGGGTTTACGGATTCTAAACCTACCCGGCCCGGCCCTCACATGTACGAGAATATCCACGGCGACAAGTACAAAGAAGATCATAGCCCTACAAGCATAGACTACTACGACGTCTCCACGCCGTTGAGCTCACACGGGTCGAGATCCGGGTCTGGACAGTTCACGATGCTCGACCTTCTGGCGGCGGTTCTGAGGAAGTCGCTGGTGATGTCTTGTGCCATGGAGAGAGGTGGTGATGACATGGCTGCGTCTATGGATATAGGTTGGCCGACGGAGGTTAAGCACGTGAGTCACGTGACTTTTGACCGGTTTAATGGTTTTCTCGGTCTTCCCTCTGAGCTCGAACCGGAGGTTCCTCCTCGAGCTCCAAGCGCCAG TGTGAGTGTCTTTGGAGTATCAGCGAAGTCGATGCAATGCTCTTACGACAACAGAGGAAATAGCGTCCCAACGATCCTTCTCAGGATGCAGAAACGTCTTTATACCGAAGGAGGTCTTAAA GCTGAAGGAATATTCCGAATAAATCCAGACAATGCCAAAGAAGAGTATGTCCGAAAACAGCTAAACGGCGGTGTAGTTCCACGTGGAATCGATGTTCATTGCTTGGCTGGTCTAATAAAG GCCTGGTTTAGGGAGCTACCAACAGGAGTGCTTGATGTGTTGACACCAGAGCAAGTGATGAAATGTAACACAGAAGAAGACTGTAGTAGGCTCGTGACTCTTCTTCCTCCAGTTGAATCTGCACTTCTAGACTGGGCCATCGGTCTAATGGCTGACGTGGTTGAGTATGAACAGTTCAACAAAATGAATGCTCGCAATGTAGCTATGGTTTTCGCTCCAAACATGACACAA ATGGCAGATCCTTTAACCGCATTGATCCACGCGGTACAAGTGATGAACTTTCTCAAGACTTTGATCTTAATGAACCTCAAAGAGAGGGAAAATGCATATGCGAAATCGCGGGGAATCGATAAACAAACATCAGATCCATCAGAAGAATGGGAATCACACGACTCTGAGATATTGGGCCCTAAGAAATCAAGCAACAACCCTAAGTTCTTGAGAGTGTCTACTCTTTGTAGGCTAGAGGCTGACAATGAAGAAGAGTTTTGGAACACTGAGAAGAGACACGATCATAATGATACAGCTGAAACCATTGGGACTGTTCAGAGGCTGTCTAAGTTAAGCAAATCGACAAAGAAACCTCTTGAAAGTAATAAAGACGAAGGTAGAAGAGGACGAGAAGCTTGGGGCTCACGTCTCTCTTCTTTGCCTTGGTAA
- the LOC106345699 gene encoding auxin-responsive protein SAUR32-like — MGTGEKALKGFHLLRKQTVKNKDVPKGCLAIKVGSQGEEQQRFVVPVLYFNHPLFMQLLKEAEDEYGFDQKGTITIPCDVAEFRYVQDLIDGERSVNHNHHHRHSGRDQYHHLVGCFRG; from the coding sequence ATGGGGACTGGAGAAAAAGCTCTGAAAGGCTTCCATTTACTTCGCAAACAAACTGTCAAAAACAAAGATGTTCCAAAAGGATGCTTAGCGATCAAAGTTGGATCACAAGGAGAAGAGCAACAAAGATTTGTAGTTCCTGTTTTGTATTTTAACCATCCTTTGTTCATGCAGCTCTTGAAAGAAGCAGAAGATGAGTATGGATTCGATCAAAAGGGCACCATCACAATTCCATGCGACGTTGCGGAGTTTCGTTACGTTCAAGATTTGATTGATGGAGAGAGATCGGTTAATCATAACCATCATCATAGACATAGTGGTCGTGACCAGTATCATCATCTTGTTGGATGTTTCAGAGGGTGA
- the LOC106453240 gene encoding CDPK-related kinase 3 — translation MGQCYGKVNNQSKQSLGGDEANTTTYVVSGDGSQNQPLTPLRAKNATPARSSNPSPWPSPFPHGSSSPLPPGVSPSPARTSTPRRFFRRPFPPPSPAKHIKASLIKRLGVKPKEGPIPEEGGVESEQALLDKSFGYGKNFGAKYELGKEVGRGHFGHTCSGRGKKGEVKDHPVAVKIISKAKMTTAIAIEDVRREVKLLKSLSGHKHLIRYYDACEDANNVYIVMELCEGGELLDRILARGGKYPEEDAKAIVVQILNVVSFCHLQGVVHRDLKPENFLFTSSREDSDLKLIDFGLSDFVKPDERLNDIVGSAYYVAPEVLHRSYSLEADIWSIGVITYILLCGSRPFWARTESGIFRTVLRSEPHYDDLPWPTVSPEGKEFVKRLLNKDYRKRMSAVQALTHPWLRDESRAIPLDILIFKLVKAYLHATPLRRAALKALAKALTENELVYLRAQFMLLGPNKDGSISLENFKMALTQNATDAMRESRVPEVLNMMESLAYRKMYFEEFCAAAISIHQLEAVEAWDEIAAAGFEHFETEGNRVITIEELARELNVGASAYGHLREWVRSSDGKLSFLGFTKFLHGVTLRAAHARPR, via the exons ATGGGGCAATGTTACGGGAAGGTTAATAACCAGAGCAAGCAGAGTCTCGGAGGAGACGAAGCTAACACCACTACTTACGTCGTCTCCGGCGACGGGAGCCAGAATCAGCCTCTCACTCCTCTCAGAGCTAAGAACGCTACTCCGGCTAGGTCATCGAATCCGAGCCCATGGCCTAGTCCTTTCCCTCACGGATCCTCGAGTCCTCTCCCTCCCGGCGTCTCCCCTTCTCCGGCGAGGACCTCGACTCCGAGGAGATTCTTCCGGCGGCCTTTCCCCCCGCCGTCTCCGGCGAAACACATTAAGGCTTCGCTGATAAAAAGGCTTGGAGTGAAGCCCAAGGAAGGCCCAATACCTGAGGAGGGAGGGGTTGAGAGTGAGCAGGCGCTGCTTGATAAGAGCTTTGGGTATGGGAAGAACTTTGGGGCCAAGTATGAGTTGGGGAAAGAAGTGGGGCGAGGGCATTTTGGTCATACTTGTTCTGGTCGTGGGAAGAAGGGTGAGGTTAAGGATCATCCTGTTGCTGTTAAGATCATCTCCAAGGCTAAG ATGACAACAGCAATAGCAATTGAAGATGTTCGGAGGGAGGTGAAGCTGTTGAAATCATTATCTGGTCACAAACATCTGATCAGATATTATGATGCATGTGAGGACGCCAATAACGTATACATTGTCATGGA GTTGTGTGAAGGTGGAGAACTTCTAGACAGAATATTAGCAAG GGGTGGCAAATACCCAGAGGAGGACGCAAAGGCTATCGTCGTACAGATCCTAAACGTGGTTTCGTTTTGTCATCTCCAAGGAGTTGTCCACCGAGACTTAAAGCCTGAG AATTTTCTATTCACATCTAGCCGCGAAGACTCAGACTTGAAGCTTATTGACTTTGGCCTCTCAGACTTTGTCAAACCCG ATGAGAGATTGAATGATATAGTTGGGAGCGCATACTATGTGGCGCCTGAGGTTCTACACAGATCATACAGCCTTGAGGCTGATATATGGAGCATTGGAGTTATTACATATATACTCTTGTGTGGAAGCAGGCCTTTCTGGGCACGCACGGAATCTGGAATCTTCCGCACGGTGCTGAGGAGTGAACCGCACTACGATGACTTGCCTTGGCCTACTGTTTCACCGGAAGGTAAAGAGTTTGTGAAACGTCTTCTCAACAAAGACTATAGGAAACGAATGTCTGCAGTACAAGCTCTGA CTCATCCATGGTTAAGAGATGAGAGTCGTGCGATTCCTTTAGATATTCTGATCTTTAAGTTGGTCAAAGCCTATTTGCACGCAACACCTCTTAGACGTGCTGCTTTAAAG GCTCTAGCAAAAGCGTTGACAGAGAACGAGCTAGTCTATCTTAGAGCACAGTTCATGCTCTTGGGACCAAATAAAGATGGAAGCATCTCCCTCGAAAACTTTAAAATG GCGCTTACGCAGAATGCAACAGACGCAATGAGAGAATCCAGAGTTCCTGAAGTTCTCAACATG ATGGAATCTCTAGCGTATAGAAAGATGTATTTCGAAGAGTTTTGTGCAGCTGCGATAAGCATCCATCAACTAGAAGCTGTTGAAGCTTGGGATGAGATTGCAGCCGCCGGTTTTGAGCATTTTGAGACCGAGGGAAACCGAGTGATCACCATCGAAGAGCTAGCAAGG GAACTGAATGTGGGAGCGTCTGCGTACGGGCACTTGAGAGAGTGGGTAAGAAGCAGTGACGGGAAGCTGAGTTTCTTAGGGTTCACTAAGTTCTTGCATGGAGTTACTCTTCGTGCTGCTCACGCAAGACCTCGCTAG